The genomic interval CTGCTCCCATCGTCTTAATCTTGGTTAAGATGGTTTTAAAGTCTTGGTCTTTTTGTAGATACGCTTCTTCACCTACAATTTCTCCACCTTTTTCAGTGTAAGCCTTTTTAAAGAAAGATGCCAAGCCTTTACTATAGTCACTGCTGTTATCAATTAACATCACAGTTTTTTTGAGTTTTAATTCATCCAAGACGAAATTTGCTCCAACAGTGCCTTGGAATGGGTCAATAAAACATACGCGGAACGTATAATCTTTTACTTTTCCGTCATCGCCTACCGTTACTTTAGGATTCGTTGCACCAACTGTAAGGAAAGGTATTTTACTTGCTTCTGCTACACTAGAAGCTGCAATCGCACTGGAACTTGTAAAAATCCCCGTCACAGCAATCGCTTTATCCTGATTGATAATTTTTGTCATCGCATTTGCTGATTCAGACGGTTCACTTTTGTTATCTGCAATTACAGTTGAAACTTGTTTACCAAGTACACCGCCTTTTGCGTTTTTCTCTTTGATCGCCAATTTGGCTCCATTTACAAGTGATGTACCATACGTAGCACTGCCCCCCGTCATTTCTGCAACCATACCAATTTTGATATCTTTCGCATCAGAGCCGCCACCACAACCTGCTAATGCTGTTGCAGTCAAACAAGTACCAATAAAAATCGCTAAAAGTTTCTTCTTGCTAAAATTCATAGTTACAATACCCCCTTCTATTTTCAATGGATGACCATGCGTAGAATCCTCTTCTGCAAGATAGATTTATAAAATAAAAAAGAGTCAAACCACAATCTATGGTTTGACTCTGAATAGCTTTCATTGCTATTTTCGATGTCGAAAATAATCCTGCTGTTCTTATTTGATTATCTATCTCTTAGAATAATGTTATTATAATCGATGTTTTTTTCTTATGCAATACTTTTTTGTAAAATAGATGATGTATACAACGTACATTATACCTGTATGAAAATACACAGGAGCATGCAACATGCCTTTAAGGCTT from Massilibacillus massiliensis carries:
- a CDS encoding ABC transporter substrate-binding protein; the encoded protein is MNFSKKKLLAIFIGTCLTATALAGCGGGSDAKDIKIGMVAEMTGGSATYGTSLVNGAKLAIKEKNAKGGVLGKQVSTVIADNKSEPSESANAMTKIINQDKAIAVTGIFTSSSAIAASSVAEASKIPFLTVGATNPKVTVGDDGKVKDYTFRVCFIDPFQGTVGANFVLDELKLKKTVMLIDNSSDYSKGLASFFKKAYTEKGGEIVGEEAYLQKDQDFKTILTKIKTMGADVIYVPGYYEEVGKIIKQAREIGLNLPIVGGDGWDSPKLVEIAGGEALNNTFFTNHYSVDDPNPVSKAFVDAYMKEYGQKPDAPAVLGYDAMNVMMDAIERAKSTEANKIREALAATKDYQAITGSTTLNETHDAVKGAAIIEFKDGKQLYRATVNP